Proteins from one Paraburkholderia acidisoli genomic window:
- a CDS encoding D-amino acid dehydrogenase, whose product MRVCVLGGGVIGVTTAYALAREGHEVTLVERHADVARETSHANGGQLSYAYVAPLADPGVLAKLPRMLMSRDAALRFVPQLDLHQWRWCLAFLRACTRARSRQSTAALLALGFLSQRLMHEVVAREALDFDYVRNGKLVVYRDGEALEGARRQAGFQATLGCEQHVLDGAACVALEPALASIGEQIVGGIHTPGEEAGDCDRFTRGLALAAKREGAHLELATEFTGLRTKGLRVLAAQTSAGNIEADAFVVCLGFQSQPMLAALGVHVPVYPLKGYSLTLPHANAQGAPRVSVTDAHHKVVYAPLGERLRIAGMVDLAGMSAHADEARIALLTRQARETFPEAGFPEAGSPEAGSPEAGSPEAADSGALQTWTGMRPATPDSKPLIGATHFRNLWLNTGHGALGFTLALGSAQLLADLLAGRELSIDGDAFAASR is encoded by the coding sequence ATGCGAGTGTGCGTATTGGGCGGCGGGGTGATCGGCGTAACGACGGCTTACGCGCTTGCCCGCGAAGGACACGAAGTCACGCTCGTCGAGCGTCATGCCGATGTGGCGCGCGAAACGAGCCACGCGAACGGCGGCCAGCTGAGTTACGCCTACGTCGCGCCGCTCGCCGACCCCGGCGTGCTCGCCAAACTTCCCCGCATGCTGATGTCGCGCGACGCCGCGTTGCGCTTCGTGCCGCAACTGGACCTGCATCAATGGCGCTGGTGTCTCGCGTTTTTACGCGCCTGCACGCGCGCGCGTAGCCGTCAAAGTACCGCGGCCCTGCTTGCGCTCGGCTTTCTGAGCCAGCGTTTGATGCACGAGGTCGTGGCGCGCGAGGCCCTCGACTTCGACTACGTGCGCAACGGCAAGCTCGTCGTGTATCGCGACGGGGAAGCTTTGGAAGGCGCGCGCCGTCAGGCCGGGTTTCAGGCCACGCTCGGTTGCGAACAGCACGTGCTCGACGGCGCGGCCTGTGTTGCGCTCGAACCCGCGCTCGCTTCCATCGGCGAGCAGATCGTGGGCGGCATTCACACGCCGGGCGAGGAAGCCGGCGACTGCGACCGCTTCACGCGCGGTCTCGCGCTCGCCGCGAAACGCGAGGGCGCGCATCTCGAACTCGCCACCGAATTCACGGGCCTGCGCACGAAGGGCTTGCGCGTGCTCGCGGCGCAAACGTCGGCGGGCAATATCGAGGCGGACGCGTTCGTCGTGTGCCTCGGCTTTCAGAGTCAGCCGATGCTGGCCGCGCTCGGCGTGCACGTGCCGGTGTATCCGCTCAAGGGCTACAGCCTCACGCTGCCGCACGCGAATGCGCAGGGTGCGCCGCGCGTGTCGGTCACGGACGCGCATCACAAGGTGGTCTACGCGCCGCTCGGCGAGCGCCTGCGCATTGCGGGCATGGTGGATCTCGCGGGCATGAGCGCCCACGCCGACGAAGCACGCATCGCGTTGCTCACGCGCCAGGCACGCGAAACCTTTCCCGAGGCGGGCTTTCCCGAGGCGGGCTCTCCCGAGGCGGGCTCTCCCGAGGCGGGCTCTCCCGAGGCGGCCGATTCCGGCGCGCTGCAGACGTGGACCGGCATGCGCCCGGCCACGCCCGACAGCAAGCCGCTGATCGGCGCCACGCACTTTCGCAATCTGTGGCTCAACACAGGGCACGGCGCGCTCGGCTTCACGCTCGCGCTGGGCAGCGCGCAACTGCTGGCGGACCTGCTCGCCGGACGCGAATTGTCGATCGACGGCGACGCGTTCGCGGCTTCCCGCTAA
- a CDS encoding YeeE/YedE family protein: protein MSDLSTPLARAPRRFDSINPKSLGVALALVLLGAAYLAQTVSARQAALYLVGALLGLTLYHAAFGFTSAWRVFIADGRGAGLRAQMVMLALGVLLFFPALAAGSLFGHPVTGLVSPAGTSVVVGAFMFGVGMQLGGGCASGTLYTVGGGSTRMIVTLIAFVVGSVVATAHMPFWTSMPQLKPLSLVNALGVVPAIVLNLAVFALIAALTVVIEKRRHGQLINATERAPHASPWLHGPWPMVAGAVALAVLNFATLALSGRPWGVTSAFALWGAKGFAALGVDVASWKYWMAGPNAAALSAPASHDVTTVMDIGIVLGAMAAASLAGRYAPVWRVPLRSLIAAVVGGLLLGYGARLAYGCNIGAYFSGIVSGSLHGWLWLVCAFAGNVLGTKLRPLFGLEVERVRNTGC, encoded by the coding sequence ATGTCCGATCTCTCCACGCCGCTCGCGCGCGCGCCGCGCCGCTTCGACTCCATCAATCCGAAATCGCTGGGCGTTGCGCTCGCGCTCGTCCTGCTCGGCGCCGCATATCTCGCGCAAACCGTGAGCGCGCGCCAGGCGGCGCTCTACCTCGTCGGCGCGCTGCTCGGCCTCACGCTCTATCACGCGGCGTTCGGCTTCACCTCGGCATGGCGCGTCTTTATCGCCGACGGTCGCGGCGCGGGCTTGCGCGCGCAAATGGTCATGCTCGCGCTCGGCGTGCTGCTGTTCTTCCCGGCGCTCGCGGCCGGTTCGCTGTTCGGCCATCCGGTCACGGGCCTCGTGTCGCCCGCGGGCACCTCGGTGGTCGTCGGCGCGTTCATGTTCGGCGTGGGCATGCAGCTGGGCGGCGGTTGCGCCTCGGGCACGCTCTACACCGTGGGCGGCGGCAGCACGCGCATGATCGTCACGCTGATCGCCTTCGTGGTGGGCTCGGTCGTCGCCACGGCGCACATGCCGTTCTGGACGTCGATGCCGCAACTCAAGCCGCTCTCGCTCGTCAACGCGCTCGGCGTGGTGCCGGCCATCGTGCTCAATCTCGCCGTGTTCGCGCTGATCGCCGCGCTGACCGTCGTCATCGAAAAACGCCGTCACGGCCAGTTGATCAACGCGACGGAACGCGCGCCGCACGCTTCGCCGTGGCTGCATGGCCCGTGGCCGATGGTCGCGGGCGCCGTCGCGCTCGCCGTGCTCAATTTCGCGACGCTCGCGCTGTCGGGCCGTCCGTGGGGCGTGACGTCGGCGTTCGCGCTGTGGGGCGCGAAGGGTTTCGCCGCGCTCGGCGTGGACGTCGCCAGCTGGAAGTACTGGATGGCCGGCCCGAACGCGGCCGCGCTCTCGGCGCCCGCCAGCCACGACGTGACCACGGTCATGGACATCGGCATCGTGCTCGGCGCCATGGCCGCGGCTTCGCTCGCGGGCCGCTACGCGCCGGTGTGGCGCGTGCCGCTGCGCTCGCTGATCGCGGCGGTCGTGGGCGGTCTGCTGCTCGGTTACGGCGCGCGGCTCGCGTACGGCTGCAATATCGGCGCGTATTTCAGCGGCATCGTTTCGGGCAGCCTGCATGGCTGGCTGTGGCTCGTGTGCGCGTTCGCGGGCAACGTGCTCGGCACGAAGCTGCGGCCGCTGTTCGGTCTCGAAGTGGAGCGCGTGCGCAACACGGGTTGCTGA
- a CDS encoding MFS transporter: MPQSIAPDRASEAARAFGAPAHTLSPTDAHDDALYRKVSARVIPFLFLCYVVSFLDRINIGFAQLQMKHDLGFSDAMYGLGAAVFYVGYVLCEVPSNMLLARFGARRTFTRIMLLWGIASTCMMFVRNPVHFYALRFLLGVFEAGFFPGIVLYLTYWYPARRRAAVFSVFFAGVAVAGVLGGLISGWIMRDMGGVAGLEGWRWMFVIEGLPAVVLGLLAAFWLVDGPEHAKWLSPAEKAHLVAQRDSDNAESHTHSTRSFGAALRNPRVYLFAFIYFSLTCASLTLNFWMPLMIRDFGVHDVLSISLYTVIPNAIGAVGLMLIARRSDRRGERRWHFAVCTAGGGVALALLTLHLASFAAMMAILSVAAVLIFAALPIFWAVPSAHLSGKAAAAGIALISSIGITSGIVSPWAIGLIKTHTGSMDNALYLLAALLVASGAALVMGVPGAKRAA; encoded by the coding sequence ATGCCTCAATCGATCGCCCCGGACCGCGCGTCCGAAGCGGCGCGCGCGTTCGGCGCGCCCGCCCACACGTTGTCCCCCACCGACGCCCACGACGACGCGCTGTATCGCAAAGTCTCGGCGCGTGTCATTCCGTTTCTGTTCCTGTGCTACGTGGTGTCGTTTCTCGACCGCATCAACATCGGCTTCGCGCAGTTGCAGATGAAGCACGACCTCGGCTTCAGCGACGCGATGTACGGCCTGGGCGCCGCCGTGTTCTACGTGGGCTACGTGCTCTGCGAAGTGCCGAGCAACATGCTGCTCGCCCGCTTCGGCGCGCGCCGCACGTTCACGCGCATCATGCTGCTGTGGGGCATTGCGTCCACCTGCATGATGTTCGTTCGGAATCCTGTGCATTTCTACGCGCTGCGCTTTTTGCTCGGCGTGTTCGAAGCGGGCTTCTTTCCCGGCATCGTGCTGTATCTCACGTACTGGTATCCGGCGCGCCGGCGCGCGGCGGTGTTCTCGGTCTTTTTCGCGGGCGTGGCGGTGGCGGGCGTGCTGGGCGGCCTGATCTCCGGCTGGATCATGCGCGACATGGGCGGCGTGGCGGGCCTCGAAGGCTGGCGCTGGATGTTCGTGATCGAAGGCTTGCCGGCCGTCGTGCTGGGTTTGCTGGCGGCGTTCTGGCTCGTGGACGGCCCCGAGCACGCGAAGTGGCTGAGCCCGGCGGAGAAGGCGCATCTCGTCGCGCAACGCGACAGCGACAATGCCGAATCCCACACGCACTCGACACGCTCGTTCGGCGCCGCGCTGCGCAATCCGCGGGTTTATCTGTTCGCGTTCATCTATTTTTCGCTGACGTGCGCATCGCTCACGCTGAACTTCTGGATGCCGCTGATGATTCGCGACTTCGGCGTGCACGACGTGCTCTCGATCAGCTTGTACACGGTGATTCCGAATGCGATTGGCGCGGTCGGCCTCATGCTGATCGCCCGCCGCTCGGACCGGCGCGGCGAGCGCCGCTGGCACTTCGCGGTCTGCACGGCGGGCGGCGGCGTCGCGTTGGCGTTGCTCACGCTGCATCTCGCGAGCTTCGCGGCAATGATGGCGATTCTCTCTGTCGCGGCCGTGCTGATCTTCGCCGCGCTGCCGATCTTCTGGGCCGTGCCTTCCGCGCATTTGTCGGGCAAGGCGGCCGCGGCGGGCATCGCGCTGATCAGCAGTATCGGCATCACGAGCGGGATCGTGAGCCCGTGGGCGATCGGCCTCATCAAGACGCACACGGGCAGCATGGACAACGCGCTGTATCTGCTGGCGGCGTTGCTCGTGGCGAGCGGCGCGGCGCTGGTCATGGGCGTGCCGGGCGCGAAGCGCGCGGCTTGA
- a CDS encoding cation:dicarboxylate symporter family transporter, with the protein MRLLRKLYVQVLIAIALAIAFGLIAPHQAVKMKPLGESFIALLKMMLGPIIFCTVVHGVGHIKDFKRLGRLGVKTLLYFEVVSTLAMFTGFAIVNLVRPGDGLHASAFSTSEGAAAAIKAGTTGDFSFTHFLVSIIPRTLVAAFVSGDILPVLFVSLLVGFALATCAKPDWVTFRFIEEAQTVVFKMLGFIMRLSPLGAFGAMATAVGSYGGVTLLYLLRYVLTYYASALCFVFVVLGAVAGLAGFSIFRILSLIKEEAILAMGTAASEVAFPRLVTKLEQAGCDEVVVGFVLPAGYSFNIDGACLYMACGVGFISQATDTPLSLTQQLALLAVMLLTSKGGAGAAGGALVKLAATIQSSRALPLSGVGLLFGIDRILAIATSTTNVIGNSVAVLVLAKWENLFDRQKFEAHLAGRATVEATTVEPAREPAALSTHETRR; encoded by the coding sequence ATGAGGCTGCTGCGAAAACTGTATGTCCAGGTGCTGATCGCGATCGCGCTGGCCATTGCGTTCGGCCTGATCGCACCACACCAGGCCGTGAAGATGAAGCCGCTCGGCGAGAGCTTCATCGCGCTGCTGAAGATGATGCTCGGGCCCATCATCTTTTGCACCGTGGTGCACGGCGTGGGCCATATCAAGGACTTCAAGCGGCTCGGCCGCCTCGGCGTGAAGACGCTGCTCTATTTCGAAGTGGTCAGCACGCTCGCGATGTTCACGGGCTTCGCCATCGTCAATCTCGTGCGGCCCGGCGACGGTCTGCACGCCAGCGCGTTCAGCACGAGCGAAGGCGCGGCCGCCGCGATCAAGGCAGGCACGACCGGCGACTTCTCGTTCACGCACTTTCTCGTCTCGATCATTCCGCGCACGCTCGTGGCCGCGTTCGTGAGCGGCGACATCCTGCCCGTGCTGTTCGTCTCGCTGCTCGTGGGCTTCGCGCTCGCGACCTGCGCAAAGCCCGACTGGGTCACGTTTCGCTTCATCGAAGAAGCGCAAACCGTGGTGTTCAAGATGCTCGGCTTCATCATGCGTCTTTCGCCGCTCGGCGCATTCGGCGCCATGGCCACGGCCGTGGGCAGTTATGGCGGCGTGACCTTGCTGTATCTGCTGCGCTACGTGCTCACGTATTACGCCAGCGCGCTGTGCTTCGTGTTCGTGGTGCTCGGCGCCGTCGCGGGGCTCGCGGGCTTTTCGATCTTTCGCATTCTCTCGCTCATCAAGGAAGAAGCGATTCTGGCGATGGGCACCGCCGCGAGCGAAGTGGCGTTTCCCCGCCTCGTGACCAAGCTCGAACAGGCGGGCTGCGACGAAGTGGTGGTGGGCTTCGTGCTGCCCGCCGGCTACAGCTTCAATATCGACGGCGCGTGCCTCTACATGGCGTGCGGCGTGGGCTTCATCTCCCAGGCCACCGACACGCCGCTGAGCCTCACGCAGCAACTCGCGCTGCTCGCGGTCATGCTGCTGACCTCGAAGGGCGGCGCGGGCGCGGCGGGCGGCGCGCTCGTCAAACTCGCCGCGACGATCCAGTCGTCGCGCGCCCTGCCGCTCTCGGGCGTGGGCTTGCTGTTCGGCATCGACCGCATTCTGGCGATCGCCACGTCCACCACGAACGTGATCGGCAATTCGGTGGCCGTGCTCGTGCTGGCGAAATGGGAAAACCTGTTCGACCGGCAGAAGTTCGAGGCGCATCTCGCGGGACGCGCGACTGTCGAAGCGACAACCGTCGAACCGGCGCGCGAACCTGCCGCCCTATCCACCCACGAAACGCGGCGCTGA
- a CDS encoding methyl-accepting chemotaxis protein, which yields MLKNFTIRGGLTLVIGIFVAFLLTVIGVSYGALKLTNDSLRDAQRSAQSAGALKTSSERLLQVRLALGGYETLFSVGKSTEGMLDQAHQVLLNSNKEFAQYSAGPFADADEARLAQAVSNARQALVEQALEPEYKALVDNDFNTFRTIQGETADKFYATYAKTIEALETWQNARQQHDAETAALRFRLSLLVFGIVAVVGVAIGLVARAGLTAAVVKPVNQAIQHFERIAAGDLTVDVKVKSKNEMGQLLGALQTMRDGLVGTVARVRGSTQEITHGAKQIASGNADLSDRTSQQAAALEETAASLEELSAAVRQNTDGAKEASGLAQGALDTVTRGANVVAQVNATMNDISASSHKVEEITGIIEGIAFQTNILALNAAVEAARAGEQGRGFAVVASEVRSLAQRSGTAAKEIKELIATSVATVGAGARLVEDARRTMDDARNAVARVSGIMADIEAATHEQSDGIEQVNRAVAQIDEVTQRNAALVEEAAAAAQSLEAQADSLREAVSVFHLGGAGQSGAQSVGQAAARAGRGAAAVGAARAPALA from the coding sequence ATGCTCAAAAACTTCACCATTCGTGGCGGGCTGACGCTCGTTATCGGTATCTTCGTCGCGTTCCTGCTGACGGTGATCGGCGTGTCGTATGGCGCGCTCAAGCTCACCAACGACAGCCTGCGCGACGCGCAGCGCAGCGCGCAATCGGCCGGCGCGCTCAAGACGAGTTCCGAGCGCCTGTTGCAGGTGCGCCTTGCGCTCGGCGGCTACGAGACGCTGTTCAGCGTGGGCAAGTCGACCGAAGGGATGCTCGATCAGGCGCATCAGGTCTTGCTCAACTCGAACAAGGAATTCGCGCAGTACAGCGCCGGGCCGTTCGCGGACGCGGACGAAGCGCGCCTCGCGCAGGCCGTGAGCAACGCGCGCCAGGCGCTCGTGGAGCAGGCGCTGGAGCCGGAGTACAAGGCGCTCGTCGACAACGACTTCAACACCTTCCGCACGATCCAGGGCGAAACGGCCGACAAGTTCTACGCGACTTACGCGAAAACGATCGAGGCGCTCGAAACGTGGCAGAACGCGCGCCAGCAGCACGACGCCGAAACCGCCGCGCTGCGCTTCCGGCTCTCGCTGCTCGTGTTCGGCATCGTGGCCGTGGTGGGCGTCGCGATCGGGCTCGTGGCGCGCGCCGGGCTGACGGCGGCGGTCGTCAAGCCGGTCAATCAGGCGATCCAGCATTTCGAGCGCATCGCGGCCGGCGATCTGACCGTGGACGTGAAAGTGAAGTCGAAGAACGAAATGGGCCAGTTGCTCGGCGCGTTGCAGACCATGCGCGACGGACTCGTGGGCACGGTGGCGCGCGTGCGCGGCAGCACGCAGGAGATCACGCACGGCGCGAAGCAGATCGCCTCGGGTAACGCGGATCTTTCCGATCGCACCTCGCAGCAAGCGGCCGCGCTCGAAGAAACGGCGGCGAGCCTGGAGGAACTGTCGGCGGCGGTGCGTCAGAACACCGATGGCGCGAAGGAGGCCAGCGGTCTCGCGCAGGGCGCGCTCGACACCGTCACGCGCGGCGCGAACGTGGTGGCGCAGGTGAACGCCACGATGAACGACATCTCCGCTTCGTCGCACAAGGTCGAGGAGATCACCGGCATCATCGAGGGCATCGCGTTCCAGACCAATATTCTCGCGCTCAATGCAGCGGTGGAAGCGGCGCGCGCGGGCGAGCAGGGCCGCGGCTTCGCCGTGGTCGCGAGCGAGGTGCGTTCGCTCGCGCAGCGCTCGGGCACGGCGGCCAAGGAGATCAAGGAGCTGATCGCGACTTCGGTGGCGACGGTGGGCGCGGGGGCGCGGCTCGTGGAAGACGCGCGCCGCACGATGGACGACGCGCGCAACGCGGTCGCGCGCGTGAGCGGCATCATGGCCGACATCGAAGCGGCCACGCACGAACAGAGCGACGGCATCGAGCAGGTGAACCGCGCGGTCGCGCAGATCGACGAAGTCACCCAGCGCAACGCGGCGCTCGTGGAAGAGGCGGCGGCCGCCGCGCAATCGCTCGAAGCGCAGGCGGATTCGCTGCGCGAAGCGGTCTCGGTGTTTCATCTGGGCGGCGCGGGACAGAGCGGCGCGCAGAGCGTGGGGCAAGCGGCCGCGCGTGCGGGGCGTGGCGCCGCGGCGGTGGGGGCGGCGCGCGCGCCGGCGCTCGCCTGA
- a CDS encoding BPSL1445 family SYLF domain-containing lipoprotein: MQRRNFMLTAAVTLASGGLTLAGCTTTPPGQNNAATDMSKRQSIDSSIDATMQKLYTTVQGSRELVAKSRGVLVFPSVLQAGFIVGAQYGEGALRVGGSSVGYYSTVSGSFGLQAGAQSKALIFCFMNQQALDQFRNTDGWSAGADASVALVTIGANGAIDTNTATKPVEVFVLTNAGLMGDVSLAGTKVSRLKI, encoded by the coding sequence ATGCAACGACGCAACTTCATGCTTACGGCGGCTGTGACTCTGGCTTCGGGCGGTCTGACGCTCGCGGGCTGTACCACGACGCCTCCGGGTCAAAACAACGCGGCGACGGACATGTCGAAGCGCCAGTCGATCGATTCCAGCATCGACGCCACGATGCAAAAGCTGTACACCACGGTTCAGGGTTCGCGTGAACTCGTCGCGAAGTCGCGCGGCGTGCTCGTGTTCCCGTCGGTGCTGCAAGCGGGCTTCATCGTCGGCGCGCAGTACGGCGAAGGCGCGCTGCGCGTGGGCGGCTCGTCGGTGGGCTACTACAGCACGGTGTCGGGCTCGTTCGGCCTGCAAGCCGGTGCGCAGTCGAAGGCGCTGATCTTCTGCTTCATGAACCAGCAGGCGCTGGATCAGTTCCGCAACACGGACGGCTGGTCGGCAGGCGCCGACGCTTCGGTGGCGCTCGTCACGATCGGCGCGAACGGCGCGATCGACACGAACACGGCCACGAAGCCGGTCGAAGTGTTCGTGCTCACGAACGCCGGCCTGATGGGCGACGTCTCGCTCGCGGGCACGAAGGTTTCGCGCCTGAAGATCTAA
- a CDS encoding LysR family transcriptional regulator, which yields MIAPVPQDLIHLAQLRVFTIVVEEGSAARAALRLFRAQSAVTRALRELEDALGEPLMERHASGMLPTPVGRAVYERACRVFAELEQLAQWSAARQTRARAIAAGAIPPYLLNTRRLQLLVALVRHQHMPSAAQALGVSQPAVSSAMRILETGAGAALFHRTARGVQLTSEGETFALRVRRALNELRHIPDDIAAVQGSIRGFVTVGALPFSRTLILPEAIARVRRAWPGVHVITDESAYETLVAGLRAGDIDFILGALRPTDPASGVHAEPLISENMVALVRPDHPLAGKRRLRLEQLAEAEWILPRKHTPARSMLDALFVRAGLEPPVPAVETADLATIRGLLLRTDMIAVLSAHQVHYELQTGHMAILNVPLAQTERDIGLTMRAAFEPSPAARKLADAIREVARETIADKQNRRQI from the coding sequence GTGATCGCTCCCGTGCCGCAAGACCTCATCCACCTCGCGCAACTGCGCGTCTTCACGATCGTCGTGGAGGAAGGCAGCGCGGCCCGCGCCGCGCTGCGGCTCTTTCGCGCGCAGTCGGCGGTCACGCGCGCGCTGCGCGAGCTGGAAGACGCGCTCGGCGAGCCGCTCATGGAGCGCCACGCGTCGGGCATGCTGCCCACGCCGGTCGGCCGCGCCGTGTACGAGCGCGCATGCCGCGTGTTCGCCGAACTCGAACAACTCGCGCAGTGGTCGGCCGCGCGGCAAACGCGGGCACGCGCGATTGCCGCGGGCGCGATTCCGCCGTATCTGCTCAACACGCGGCGGCTGCAATTGCTCGTGGCGCTCGTGCGTCATCAGCACATGCCGAGCGCGGCGCAGGCACTGGGCGTGAGCCAGCCCGCCGTGAGCAGCGCCATGCGCATTCTCGAAACCGGCGCGGGCGCGGCGCTGTTTCACCGTACGGCGCGCGGCGTGCAACTCACGAGCGAAGGCGAGACCTTCGCCTTGCGCGTGCGTCGCGCGCTCAACGAACTGCGCCACATTCCCGACGATATCGCCGCCGTGCAAGGCAGCATTCGCGGCTTCGTCACCGTGGGCGCGCTGCCGTTCTCGCGCACGCTGATTCTGCCCGAGGCCATCGCGCGCGTGCGGCGCGCCTGGCCCGGCGTGCACGTCATCACCGACGAAAGCGCCTACGAAACGCTCGTCGCGGGCCTGCGCGCGGGCGATATCGACTTCATCCTGGGCGCACTGCGCCCGACCGATCCGGCGAGCGGCGTGCACGCGGAGCCGTTGATCTCCGAGAACATGGTCGCGCTGGTTCGTCCCGACCATCCGCTCGCGGGCAAGCGCCGTTTGCGTCTCGAACAGCTGGCCGAAGCCGAATGGATCCTGCCGCGCAAGCACACGCCCGCGCGCTCGATGCTCGACGCGCTGTTCGTGCGCGCCGGGCTCGAACCGCCCGTCCCCGCCGTGGAAACCGCCGATCTCGCGACTATCCGCGGCCTGCTGCTGCGCACCGACATGATCGCGGTCCTCTCCGCGCATCAAGTGCATTACGAATTGCAGACCGGGCACATGGCGATCCTGAACGTGCCGCTCGCGCAGACGGAACGCGACATCGGCCTGACGATGCGCGCCGCGTTCGAGCCCTCGCCCGCCGCGCGCAAGCTCGCCGACGCGATCCGCGAAGTCGCGCGGGAAACCATCGCCGATAAACAAAATAGGCGGCAGATTTAA
- a CDS encoding TauD/TfdA dioxygenase family protein, whose translation MSDVHTQRASSPSPSSQSLVPPTRPSRDALDLRRVAGRIGARIDNVRLGADLDRATFDAIHAALLRHKVLFFRGQQHLDDAAQQAFAQRFGETVAHPTVPSVEGGQLLELDSLHGARANSWHTDVTFVDAYPKVSILRAVTIPEFGGDTVWANTAAAYDNLPDALRALADTLWALHTNAYDYAASHANADPAQLKRYRDVFTSTVYETEHPVVRVHPETGERSLVLGHFVQRLKGLSAHDSAHLLQVFHEHVTRLENTVRWNWQEGDVAIWDNRATQHYAINDYGNARRVVRRATVRGEVPVSIDGRESVIVRGAASTLQ comes from the coding sequence ATGTCCGACGTTCACACGCAGCGCGCTTCATCGCCTTCACCGTCTTCGCAGTCGTTGGTCCCGCCCACGCGGCCGTCACGGGACGCGCTCGACTTGCGTCGGGTCGCGGGCCGCATCGGCGCGCGCATCGACAACGTGCGTCTCGGCGCCGACCTCGACCGCGCGACCTTCGACGCCATCCACGCCGCGCTGCTGCGCCACAAGGTGCTGTTCTTCCGCGGCCAGCAGCATCTCGACGATGCCGCGCAGCAAGCCTTCGCGCAGCGTTTCGGCGAAACGGTCGCGCATCCCACGGTGCCCTCGGTCGAAGGCGGCCAGTTGCTCGAACTCGATTCGCTGCACGGCGCGCGCGCCAACTCGTGGCACACCGACGTCACGTTCGTCGACGCGTATCCGAAAGTCTCGATCCTGCGCGCGGTGACGATTCCCGAGTTCGGCGGCGACACCGTATGGGCCAACACGGCCGCCGCGTACGACAACTTGCCCGACGCCTTGCGCGCCCTCGCCGACACGCTCTGGGCGCTCCACACCAACGCCTACGATTACGCGGCCTCGCACGCGAACGCCGACCCCGCGCAACTCAAGCGCTATCGCGACGTGTTCACGTCCACGGTCTATGAAACCGAGCATCCCGTCGTGCGCGTGCATCCCGAAACGGGCGAGCGCTCGCTCGTGCTCGGCCACTTCGTGCAGCGGCTCAAGGGACTTTCCGCGCACGATTCGGCGCATCTGCTGCAGGTCTTCCACGAGCACGTCACGCGGCTCGAAAACACCGTGCGCTGGAACTGGCAGGAAGGCGACGTCGCAATCTGGGACAACCGCGCGACGCAGCACTACGCGATCAACGATTACGGCAATGCACGCCGCGTCGTGCGGCGCGCGACGGTGCGCGGCGAAGTGCCCGTGAGCATCGACGGCCGCGAGAGCGTGATCGTGCGCGGCGCCGCCTCGACGTTGCAATGA
- a CDS encoding NAD(P)-dependent oxidoreductase, with amino-acid sequence MSQSHSTSITRVAIVGFGEVGPIFAHALSQAGVHVSTYDIKLDNASTRAALLTRASENGAQAADNLASALDNAQLVFSAVTASQAEAVASACARHLVAGQTFVDLNSVSPAVKQRNSTAVEASGAHYVEAAVMAPVPPQGIRVPMLLGGRHAAATAETLNALDMRAQAVAAEVGLASAIKLCRSIMIKGMEAMCVQSMLAAREFGVDDRVLASLAASFPGVGWDNGYESYLIGRVVEHGQRRSEEMREAAAMLDGLGMSSALANAIADVQETLAARGAPLLESLDEKGRLPAWRTLLKAG; translated from the coding sequence ATGAGCCAGAGTCATTCCACTTCCATCACGCGCGTGGCGATCGTCGGGTTCGGCGAAGTCGGGCCGATCTTCGCGCATGCGTTGTCGCAGGCGGGCGTGCACGTCTCGACCTACGACATCAAACTCGACAACGCCAGCACGCGCGCCGCGCTGCTTACGCGCGCGAGCGAAAACGGCGCGCAGGCGGCGGACAACCTTGCCTCCGCGCTCGACAACGCGCAACTCGTGTTCTCGGCCGTCACCGCGAGCCAGGCCGAAGCCGTGGCGAGCGCGTGCGCGCGGCATCTCGTGGCGGGTCAAACCTTCGTGGATCTCAACTCCGTTTCGCCGGCCGTGAAGCAGCGCAACAGCACGGCTGTGGAAGCGAGCGGCGCGCACTACGTGGAAGCCGCGGTGATGGCGCCCGTGCCGCCGCAAGGCATTCGCGTGCCGATGCTGCTGGGCGGCCGCCACGCCGCGGCAACCGCCGAAACGCTCAATGCACTCGACATGCGCGCGCAAGCGGTGGCCGCGGAAGTCGGGCTTGCCTCGGCGATCAAGCTGTGCCGCAGCATCATGATCAAGGGCATGGAAGCGATGTGCGTGCAGTCGATGCTGGCCGCGCGCGAGTTTGGCGTGGACGATCGCGTGCTCGCCTCGCTGGCCGCGAGCTTTCCGGGCGTGGGCTGGGACAACGGCTACGAGTCGTATTTAATTGGCCGCGTGGTCGAGCACGGGCAGCGACGCTCGGAGGAAATGCGCGAAGCCGCGGCGATGCTCGACGGGCTCGGCATGTCGAGCGCACTCGCCAACGCCATCGCCGATGTGCAGGAGACGCTCGCGGCGCGCGGCGCGCCGCTGCTCGAATCGCTCGACGAAAAGGGCCGTTTGCCGGCATGGCGCACGCTGCTCAAGGCGGGGTGA